In Salarias fasciatus chromosome 9, fSalaFa1.1, whole genome shotgun sequence, the genomic stretch TAATGAAGATgtgcacttgtttttttttttctttcaagagtTTTCTcctcaaacagagaaaaaaggcACAAGAGGACATGAACTGGTgtttaaataaagctgattaAAGCACCGTGCGGCGTGTTTCTGTAGCTGCTGTCGTGTTTTAGTCCCTCAACGTGAAAACTAAAGATGAGAGTTAGACGTTTCTCTGCACGGTGAAGCTTCCGGACGCTTCTCTGACGTAGTTACACCCGACCCAGACCAGCAGCGGCTCAGTTCGTCCCCCTCCGTCGCTGCGGGGTTCTACTGGTGCACTCTGTCCTCCAGCGCCTTCAGCTCCGCCTCGATCTGCGCCGGCAGGTCGGCGCCGACCTGCTGGGTGAAGTAGGCCCTCAGCTCCTTGGTTTCGTTCTGCCAGAAGGCCGTGGGCACGTCGAACAGGGCGCCCATGTCCACCTTGCCCCCCAGGCCCTCGGTGTTGATGGCGCCGTCCACCGGCAGCCAGCCGATCACGCTCTTGGCGGCGGCCTCGTCGTCCCGCTCCCGGCCGCAGCGCCTGAAGATCCACTCCAGCACGCGGGCGTTCTCCCCGAAGCCGGGCCACAGGAAGGAGCCGCTCGCCGGGTCCTTCCGGAACCAGTTGACGTGGAAGATCTTGGGGAGCTGGGTCGGGGCCTTCCGGCTCTGCATGCTGAGCCAGTGGGCCAGGTAGTCGCCGAAGTTGTAACCGAAGAAGGGCCGCATGGCGAAGGGGTCGTGCATGATGGTCTTCCCTGCAGGGACCAGGCGTCAGCGCTGGAGTTACCGACTGAGATCTAAAACTGCCTTCTCAAAGGCTCACTCTCGGGTACAGACCTTtgtgctctgcagctgctgtggctTCGGATCTCATGGCGGCTCCCACGAACACTCCGTGCTGCCAGCTGAAAGACTCGTAGACCAGCGGGACTCCTGAAACATCAACGAAAGTTCCCCGTTTTAACTGTTCACTTCGAGTTATCCGAGTACAAACCTCACTATTTGTCATTATCATCATCCCAAAAATCTAATACTTAAAAACCTTTAAACCATTGAACTCGGACGCCTCTCTGAGCAGACGAGGCCGTGACACTGACCTTCGGGTCTCCTGCCTCCGAAGATGATGGCGTCGATGGGAACGCCCTGCTCGCTCTCCCACAGCGGGTCGATGATGGGGCACTGGGCGGCCGGGGCGCAGAAGCGGGAGTTGGGGTGGGCGCAGGGGGTGGAGCTGCCTGTGAGCACAGAGGGAACCTGATGTAATAGGAGGCGGACGCCACCGGgtggcagcagaaacactggaacTGCAAACTCAGGCCGCCGTCAAACATTTTCCACTGCTGTGGAGTTTATTTGATCTTTTCATCCTTAAGTCAAAACATGCGAAGAAACTGTATTAATCAACTTTTATAAACTCTACATGTCACGGAAAATCCACTCAGAATGATGTGAAAGCTGGAGCTGTGCGTATCGCTGCTCCCTTCATTTATTCCTGTGTAAATATATCTGTCAATACCTCCTACAATATTCTCATTAGTCTTGTTTGAAcagtggatttttttatatACCTTTATTTGATGAATAATATGAAGACACTGCAGATTCCAATTATACTTTATATCAAAAAATGATTCAATATTTCAGCCACGTTAAACTGTATATAAAGTTACTTGTGCATTtctacatatatatgtatgcatTTCTAGATAGGTGTGTACATGAGATACTTATTTACTTGCTGTATATTATGTAAATTCATATAAAGCTAGATTTATGTATTTTCAGACAGATCTGAGATTACATCTGTttgttccttcattttcttggaGTATTGCACAGTAATTACTGTTATTACGACTAAATATTGTATATTTGAATGGATATATATTGCACTATTTCCCGCATGGGATCAATAGAGTCTATCGTTTTATGTGAGGATATCAAACATGTGAAGTGACGTTTCCGCCTCTTCACTGAATCTCCACcaggcggcagcagcagggactgggactggaaccagacccagagacgTACCAGGCTGCCAGGTCTTCCCGTGCCAGTCGGTGAGCGTGACGCCGGCGGGCGGGGGGTCCAGTCCCTCCCACCACACGCCCCCGTCGCTGGTCTCCCCCACGTTGGTGAAGACGGTGTTCCTGGCGATGGTGGACATGGCGTAGGGGTTGGTCTTGTCGGAGGTGCCCGGCGCCACGCCGAAGAAGCCGTTCTCTGGGTTGATGGCCCGGAGTTtccctgcagggagagagacggACTGCGCTCGGAATCGTTCTCCTCTCCGCAAGATCGactccgacctctgacctccgcctGCCCCTCTGCTCACCCTGACTGTCGAACTTCATCCAGGCGATGTCGTCGCCAACACACTCCACCTTCCAGCCGGGCAGCGCCGGCTTCATCATGGCCAGGTTGGTTTTCCCGCAGGCGCTGGGGAAGGCAGCCGCCACGTACCGCTTCACCCCCTGAGGGTTGGTGATCCCCAGGATCTGAGAGGCGGAGAGGGAACGAGAGCAGACGCCTGAAACGCTACGAAGACCTGGGCCTCAATTCTGGACTTTAAATTTTTCACGCTTTGAAACAACAGGAAGTGATAGATCACGTGTTGGACCTGTCAATACTACGAAGTACTCTAAAAATATTTATCTTTCATGTAAATTTAACCGCAATATTTGTGCAGGTTTGCAATTTCACTATTTCTCCAAAGTCTGAATTTCTTCCCTGAGTTCCAGTTTTCATCAATTCCTGCAATATTTTGGAAAGAAAATCACCTTAAAATGTATCACAATATTTGAGGAAATGAGTCAttaaatcatgttttgtttttttttaccaatggaataaattacaaatatgtTATTAGAAATTACAACATGTAGTTTGAATCCCTGATCATTTAGCATTAACAATGTTTCTACTTTTGTTAAATGTTGGGAATAAATGTCATTTAAAGGCATTTTGTCCTGCTGAAAGTTATTAACGTAGACTGAACCtaaagtgaaggaaaatgtgGAAATAGCCTGTATATGATTGACGCCGGTCAGCACTGAGAACTTGGTTCTGAGCTGGATTTTTAACCCGTTTATTCCCAGGAGCTCACCAGCATGTGCTCGGCCAGCCAGCCCTCATCCTTGGCGATGC encodes the following:
- the pck2 gene encoding phosphoenolpyruvate carboxykinase [GTP], mitochondrial, which gives rise to MSCLLLGVIRRQGGVGAAAGVRSLASIPSLPPAVADFVKGAADECKPSKVHVVTGTPEETANILAGLEKDGMVKRLPKYDNCWLARTDPKDVARVESKTVIVTKKQRDTIPIPAGGAKSQLGNWMSESDWQEARRERFPGSMAGRTMYVIPFSMGPVGSTLSKYGVQVTDSPYVVASMGIMTRMGTPVLNKLAEGEEFVRCQHTLGRPLPLKSPLVNSWPCNPEKVLITHLPDSRQILSFGSGYGGNSLLGKKCFALRIASRIAKDEGWLAEHMLILGITNPQGVKRYVAAAFPSACGKTNLAMMKPALPGWKVECVGDDIAWMKFDSQGKLRAINPENGFFGVAPGTSDKTNPYAMSTIARNTVFTNVGETSDGGVWWEGLDPPPAGVTLTDWHGKTWQPGSSTPCAHPNSRFCAPAAQCPIIDPLWESEQGVPIDAIIFGGRRPEGVPLVYESFSWQHGVFVGAAMRSEATAAAEHKGKTIMHDPFAMRPFFGYNFGDYLAHWLSMQSRKAPTQLPKIFHVNWFRKDPASGSFLWPGFGENARVLEWIFRRCGRERDDEAAAKSVIGWLPVDGAINTEGLGGKVDMGALFDVPTAFWQNETKELRAYFTQQVGADLPAQIEAELKALEDRVHQ